In Treponema sp. J25, a single window of DNA contains:
- a CDS encoding glycoside hydrolase family 3 N-terminal domain-containing protein produces MKEKKKRSKKLLVVAILGGLALIITIGMTVFSAHMDLYLGRGKAIVRPAAGTENWEKIYYQKDYESKEALQKAANELVERIEAEGIVLLKNNGTLPLKGPNNRPLRVTLLGRSAADPVYGGSGSGSVDLSSVVDLRTALKDRGFEINETVYSELAEFASYTTRLSNTGATIRVYKNPRANIVMDRPGSSTYYIGEMPVNKYSSRAIASFKDYADAAIVVIGRGGGEGGDLSQDIKGFDDNYVKGQHQLQLNKDERDLLELATRNFEKVIVLINSSSAMELGVVEKNPGVDSILWIGSPGQTGFYAVADILKGTVTPSGKTADIYPADFRKDPTFVNFGNFKYRNIHRGNAIGDGFFVHYEEGIYYGYRYYETAAKEGFINYDEAVVYPFGFGLSYTTFAWELVSQELGPADGRITLSVRVTNTGNYPGKDVVQLYCSPPYNKGGIEKAAVILADFAKTKLLKPGESDVVTLGVAVEDMASYDYKKERAYVLEKGPYVFTLQTDSHHVKEGVPEIVYTVDRTIVYNGSNHRRSDKTMVTNQFDDVSSLFVDEPKAGYILNMSRRDFAKTFPTAPVAEDYIANDMVLAGFQPWKASEHGDPRLKMPKTGAQNGVSLIDLRGKDFTDPLWDLFLDQINPKDIASIVVNSAYATEAIPSLGKPATVDLDGPAGISAFMGNIHGTAYPSEVVIASTFNTELAREMGRMVGNEALELGVNGWYAPAVNIHRSPFAGRNFEYYSEDPYLSGKLATAVVSGAADKGVYAFLKHYVLNDQETNRNNNGLATWANEQAIREIYLKPFEMVVKNAKTTIRYIADDKGTMKEKEISAATALMSSFNRIGAVWTGGSVPLMQRVLREEWGFTGVVISDFNLYPHMFVNQGLMAGTDYNITFASMKSMEDATSPTAVNYLRRTAHRLMYTIAHSNAMNGLVPGTSVRYTMAPWRIGLIVFDVFVAIIIAILLVLHFKGLKKQGRGQ; encoded by the coding sequence ATGAAAGAGAAAAAAAAGAGATCCAAAAAGCTATTGGTGGTAGCGATTCTAGGGGGCCTTGCGCTTATTATCACTATTGGGATGACTGTGTTCAGTGCCCATATGGATTTATACCTGGGGCGAGGGAAAGCAATCGTTCGGCCGGCGGCAGGAACCGAAAATTGGGAAAAGATTTATTATCAGAAAGACTACGAAAGTAAAGAAGCTTTACAAAAGGCAGCTAATGAACTAGTAGAACGAATTGAAGCGGAAGGTATCGTTCTTCTTAAAAACAATGGAACCTTACCGTTGAAAGGACCGAATAATCGGCCGCTTCGGGTTACTCTCTTGGGGCGTAGTGCTGCGGACCCGGTGTATGGGGGTTCTGGATCTGGTTCGGTTGACTTATCTTCAGTGGTGGATTTACGAACGGCTCTAAAAGATCGGGGTTTTGAAATAAACGAGACAGTTTATAGTGAACTCGCAGAATTTGCGAGCTACACCACCCGTTTGAGTAATACCGGTGCTACGATCAGGGTGTATAAGAATCCCCGGGCAAATATTGTGATGGACCGGCCCGGTTCTTCTACCTATTACATCGGTGAAATGCCGGTGAATAAGTATTCCTCCAGGGCAATCGCTTCTTTTAAGGATTATGCTGATGCAGCAATAGTTGTAATAGGCCGTGGTGGGGGTGAAGGAGGAGACCTGAGCCAGGATATCAAGGGCTTTGATGACAATTATGTAAAGGGACAGCATCAACTTCAGTTGAATAAGGACGAACGGGATCTGCTTGAGCTTGCTACACGGAACTTTGAAAAGGTGATAGTTCTGATCAACTCTAGCTCTGCCATGGAGTTGGGTGTCGTTGAAAAAAATCCCGGTGTTGATAGTATCCTGTGGATCGGTTCTCCCGGGCAGACCGGTTTTTATGCGGTAGCGGATATCTTAAAAGGTACGGTAACTCCATCGGGAAAAACCGCTGATATTTATCCTGCGGATTTTCGGAAGGATCCTACGTTTGTGAATTTTGGTAACTTTAAATACCGAAACATTCACCGGGGTAATGCAATTGGAGATGGTTTCTTTGTTCATTACGAAGAAGGTATATACTATGGATATCGATATTATGAGACGGCCGCAAAAGAAGGTTTTATAAATTACGATGAAGCGGTGGTGTATCCCTTTGGTTTTGGATTAAGTTATACCACCTTTGCATGGGAACTGGTGTCTCAGGAATTAGGTCCTGCCGATGGCCGCATTACCCTTTCTGTTCGGGTAACCAACACAGGGAATTACCCCGGCAAAGATGTGGTTCAACTTTACTGTAGTCCTCCCTATAACAAAGGTGGAATTGAAAAAGCGGCGGTTATATTAGCGGATTTTGCCAAAACAAAACTTTTAAAGCCCGGTGAATCTGATGTGGTTACCTTGGGGGTAGCTGTAGAAGATATGGCTTCGTATGATTACAAAAAGGAACGTGCCTATGTTCTTGAAAAGGGTCCCTATGTTTTTACTCTCCAGACTGATAGCCATCATGTAAAAGAGGGAGTACCGGAAATAGTCTATACGGTAGATCGAACTATTGTGTATAACGGTTCCAATCATCGGCGTTCTGATAAAACGATGGTGACCAATCAGTTTGATGATGTTTCTTCGTTGTTTGTGGATGAACCAAAAGCCGGTTATATCCTTAATATGAGTCGACGGGATTTTGCCAAGACCTTCCCTACCGCACCGGTGGCAGAGGATTATATAGCGAATGATATGGTGCTCGCTGGTTTCCAACCGTGGAAAGCGAGCGAACATGGAGATCCCCGTTTAAAAATGCCAAAGACCGGTGCCCAGAATGGGGTTTCTCTAATCGATTTACGAGGGAAGGATTTTACCGATCCTCTTTGGGATCTGTTCCTTGATCAAATTAATCCCAAGGATATTGCATCTATAGTTGTAAATTCGGCATATGCTACCGAAGCAATTCCGAGCCTTGGTAAGCCCGCTACAGTGGACCTTGATGGCCCCGCAGGTATTTCGGCCTTCATGGGAAATATTCATGGAACAGCCTATCCTTCGGAAGTTGTTATCGCCTCTACGTTTAATACTGAGCTTGCCCGAGAGATGGGGCGTATGGTGGGGAACGAAGCGCTGGAACTAGGAGTAAATGGCTGGTATGCCCCCGCTGTGAACATCCATCGTTCCCCCTTTGCGGGTCGAAACTTTGAATATTATTCTGAGGACCCCTATCTTTCCGGTAAGCTTGCTACTGCCGTTGTTTCTGGAGCTGCTGATAAGGGAGTATACGCGTTTCTCAAACATTACGTGTTGAACGATCAGGAGACAAACCGAAACAATAACGGTCTTGCTACCTGGGCCAATGAACAGGCCATTCGGGAAATCTATCTGAAACCTTTTGAAATGGTAGTAAAGAATGCCAAGACCACCATTAGGTATATTGCGGATGATAAAGGAACAATGAAGGAAAAAGAAATTTCTGCAGCTACCGCATTGATGAGTTCCTTTAACCGTATTGGTGCGGTTTGGACGGGAGGTTCGGTTCCTCTTATGCAACGGGTTCTTCGGGAAGAATGGGGCTTTACAGGGGTGGTTATCAGCGACTTTAACCTGTATCCGCACATGTTTGTGAATCAGGGCCTTATGGCTGGGACCGATTACAACATCACCTTCGCATCGATGAAATCGATGGAAGATGCCACGAGTCCTACGGCGGTAAACTATTTGCGACGAACCGCCCATCGTCTTATGTATACCATTGCCCATAGTAATGCCATGAATGGTCTTGTACCTGGGACCTCTGTGCGGTACACCATGGCTCCCTGGCGGATCGGACTGATTGTTTTTGATGTCTTTGTAGCAATAATAATAGCAATTCTTTTAGTTTTGCACTTCAAAGGATTGAAGAAACAGGGGAGGGGCCAATGA
- a CDS encoding LysR family transcriptional regulator: MNTRTLRCFIEVYEKKSIAAAAKEVYISPQGLSKIIRQLEYDLDTELFYRGAHGMEPTEAAEVLYARARHIIYLLDDIKKEISILGGSKTALHMVISFSGSLAVPYEILQRFMEVQPQVQLKIDEYPDEYPINELFQDEADVGIVLGHEGIAHCTYEILVPGRTVIVAKKGHPLSEKKELSIQDLRDVTIILKATEPGRDNPLQEACEKAGFLPKILYVSGNLLAARRTCKQSLAVMESVDLIEKVSPDEDLVVIPLKEKISRPIYLVSRERDIQNRAVTLLQKFLRENVKR, from the coding sequence ATGAATACCAGAACGCTTCGGTGTTTTATCGAAGTTTATGAGAAAAAAAGTATCGCCGCTGCTGCTAAAGAGGTGTATATTTCTCCCCAGGGTTTAAGTAAAATTATCCGGCAGCTTGAATACGACCTGGATACGGAACTGTTTTATCGGGGAGCCCACGGAATGGAACCTACCGAGGCGGCAGAAGTTCTGTATGCCCGGGCCCGACACATTATTTATCTTCTAGATGATATAAAGAAAGAGATTAGTATCCTGGGAGGAAGTAAGACTGCCCTTCATATGGTGATAAGTTTCTCAGGGAGCCTGGCTGTTCCCTATGAAATTCTTCAGCGTTTCATGGAAGTACAACCCCAGGTTCAACTTAAAATCGATGAGTATCCTGATGAATATCCTATTAATGAACTCTTTCAAGATGAAGCCGATGTGGGAATTGTTTTGGGTCATGAAGGAATAGCCCATTGTACTTATGAAATTTTAGTTCCTGGTAGAACGGTAATCGTTGCGAAAAAAGGGCATCCTTTAAGTGAGAAAAAAGAGCTATCAATTCAGGATTTACGGGATGTAACGATCATTCTTAAAGCTACTGAACCAGGCCGGGACAATCCGTTACAGGAAGCCTGCGAGAAAGCGGGTTTTTTGCCCAAAATATTGTATGTTTCGGGTAATTTGCTTGCGGCCCGTCGGACCTGTAAGCAAAGTCTTGCGGTAATGGAATCGGTAGATCTCATTGAAAAAGTTTCCCCCGATGAGGATCTAGTAGTAATTCCCCTTAAAGAAAAAATTAGCCGGCCCATTTACTTGGTAAGCCGGGAACGGGATATTCAAAATCGGGCGGTAACGCTGCTGCAGAAATTTTTACGGGAGAATGTTAAGCGATGA
- a CDS encoding glycoside hydrolase family 3 C-terminal domain-containing protein yields MSNLRYEQIIRQLTIDEKISLLSGKDFWQTRDIPRLHIPSIYLADGPHGIRRQAVAAERMGLNKGIPATCFPTEATVANSWNVELGEKVGAFLGTEAVSQGVSVLLGPGINMKRIPLCGRNFEYFSEDPYLAGKMAAAYVRGIQSKGIAACVKHFAVSNQEYMAMSIDAVIDERTLREIYLTAFEIAVKEGGARALMSAYNKVNGTYANENLHLMREILRDEWGFTGCVITNWGGSNNRVAALIAGNELEMPGSHGDSDAEIKQGLLRGEIQESLIDENVDRLLDLIFSTASAAREPQFDFNITQHHRISQRVAEESIVLLKNEGGILPLNHTTKVAVIGNFALSPRYQGSGSSQVNPTILDTTLQCLDESGITSIGFEEGFDRYGRFSVKKIERACRLASRADVVLLYLGLDELSETQGIDRSHMRLPDNQIQLLNALHEVNPNIVVILSCGCAIEMPWIGKVRGLLHAYLGGQAVARAVLRVVSGDVNPSGKLAETYPLRYEDTPAYYYYPGNGQTVEYREGPYIGYRYYDTANIPVLFPFGFGLSYTTYEYTDLRVENDGVSFTLTNTGQYAGMEIAQLYVGKPQSKVFRPRKELKGFIKVFINPGESKRVHIPFDDKTFRYYNVEHHAWDIEPGEYSILVGSSSRDIHLVSSYVIKEKSLWRERGPSSAISSAPPSFSEVLPSYFSGHIRQVPENEFEHLIGRTIPQPQKIRGSIFTYENTISQCRYARGWLGRLAFWIIHGAYHGLRWIGRRDMANLIMMFVYHLPFRGIARFTGGKITMAMVDGLLDIANGHTLRGMYRFIRGWLRKKR; encoded by the coding sequence ATGAGCAACCTTCGGTATGAGCAGATTATTCGTCAGTTAACAATAGATGAAAAAATATCACTCTTATCGGGAAAAGATTTTTGGCAAACCAGGGATATTCCCCGACTCCATATTCCTAGTATTTATTTGGCTGATGGTCCCCATGGGATTCGTCGACAGGCAGTAGCTGCGGAACGGATGGGACTGAATAAGGGGATTCCCGCTACCTGTTTCCCCACAGAAGCCACCGTTGCCAATAGCTGGAATGTAGAACTGGGAGAAAAGGTTGGAGCTTTCCTGGGAACCGAAGCGGTAAGCCAGGGGGTAAGCGTTTTACTTGGGCCGGGTATTAACATGAAACGAATACCTCTTTGTGGTCGTAATTTTGAGTACTTTAGTGAGGATCCCTATCTGGCAGGAAAAATGGCTGCCGCCTATGTGCGGGGAATCCAATCAAAAGGAATTGCTGCCTGTGTTAAACATTTTGCCGTATCAAATCAGGAATATATGGCCATGAGTATTGATGCGGTTATTGATGAACGGACCCTTAGGGAAATTTATCTTACCGCCTTTGAGATCGCCGTAAAAGAAGGGGGGGCTCGGGCATTAATGTCCGCTTATAATAAGGTGAATGGAACCTATGCAAATGAGAACCTGCACCTTATGCGGGAGATCCTGCGAGATGAATGGGGATTTACCGGTTGTGTTATTACCAACTGGGGCGGGAGTAACAATCGGGTTGCGGCCCTTATTGCTGGTAATGAACTTGAAATGCCCGGTTCTCATGGCGATAGTGATGCAGAGATAAAGCAGGGTTTACTGCGGGGAGAAATTCAGGAAAGCCTTATAGATGAAAATGTGGACCGCCTCTTGGATCTAATCTTTTCTACAGCCTCTGCGGCTCGGGAACCTCAATTTGATTTTAATATTACCCAGCACCATCGAATTAGCCAACGGGTTGCAGAAGAGTCTATCGTCCTTCTCAAGAATGAAGGGGGAATTCTCCCTCTCAATCATACAACCAAAGTAGCAGTCATCGGGAATTTTGCGCTTTCTCCTCGTTATCAGGGCTCTGGTTCTTCTCAGGTAAACCCTACCATACTGGATACAACGCTCCAGTGCCTGGATGAATCGGGTATTACGAGTATCGGATTTGAGGAAGGTTTCGATCGGTATGGCCGTTTTTCGGTAAAGAAAATAGAGCGGGCCTGTCGGCTAGCGAGCCGAGCTGATGTGGTGTTGTTGTATTTGGGATTAGATGAACTCAGCGAAACCCAAGGCATTGACCGGAGCCATATGCGACTTCCGGATAATCAAATTCAACTTCTAAATGCTCTGCATGAGGTAAATCCCAATATTGTGGTAATTCTTTCCTGTGGTTGTGCCATCGAAATGCCCTGGATTGGAAAAGTAAGGGGCCTTCTCCATGCATATTTAGGGGGGCAGGCGGTAGCACGGGCAGTGCTACGGGTGGTTTCGGGGGATGTAAATCCATCGGGGAAGCTGGCCGAAACCTATCCTCTTCGATATGAGGATACGCCGGCGTATTATTACTATCCCGGCAATGGGCAGACCGTTGAATATCGGGAAGGTCCCTATATTGGGTATCGTTATTATGATACGGCGAATATTCCGGTTCTTTTCCCTTTTGGGTTTGGATTAAGTTATACCACCTATGAATATACGGACCTTAGGGTTGAGAACGATGGGGTTTCTTTTACGCTTACTAATACTGGGCAATATGCAGGTATGGAGATAGCCCAGCTTTATGTGGGAAAACCTCAAAGTAAGGTCTTTCGTCCCCGTAAAGAACTGAAGGGCTTTATTAAAGTGTTTATCAATCCTGGGGAAAGTAAACGGGTTCATATACCTTTTGATGATAAGACGTTTCGCTATTATAACGTTGAACACCACGCCTGGGATATCGAACCAGGTGAATACTCCATACTGGTAGGTTCCTCGAGTCGAGATATACATCTTGTCTCATCATATGTGATTAAAGAGAAATCTCTTTGGAGGGAAAGAGGGCCTTCTTCAGCGATAAGTAGTGCGCCCCCTTCTTTTAGTGAGGTGCTTCCTTCATATTTTTCTGGTCACATCCGTCAGGTCCCGGAAAACGAATTTGAACACCTTATTGGAAGAACAATACCTCAACCGCAAAAAATCCGGGGCTCTATTTTTACTTACGAAAATACTATTTCCCAATGTCGCTATGCCCGGGGATGGCTTGGCCGCCTCGCCTTTTGGATTATCCACGGGGCGTACCATGGGCTTCGCTGGATTGGTCGAAGGGACATGGCAAATCTTATCATGATGTTTGTGTACCATCTACCATTTAGGGGTATTGCCCGTTTTACCGGGGGAAAAATAACCATGGCCATGGTAGATGGGTTGTTAGATATCGCTAATGGACATACCCTGCGCGGAATGTATCGTTTTATTCGTGGCTGGTTACGAAAAAAGCGATGA
- a CDS encoding glycoside hydrolase family 3 C-terminal domain-containing protein has product MKQTASTFTGLTDMTVPNDIAKLVAQLSLEEKASLLSGKNFWETMDIPRLGISSLFLADGPHGIRKQQAAADHLGLNVSVPATCFPTAATIANSWDVKLVEQMGKYLGVEARSLGVNVLLGPGINIKRNPLCGRNFEYYSEDPYLTGKLAAALVRGIQSEGVAACVKHYAVNNQETNRMAINAIVDERALREIYLTAFEMVVKEGAVQTLMTAYNRINGVYANEHSYLLRQILREEWGFTGLVVTDWGGSNDRIDGLLASSDLEMPGTNGESDRELVAAVQSGRVAESYLDESVSRLLYLAKNTSRIPENNHEISFDVRAHHEVARHIAEESIVLLKNQGNLLPLQKGQRVAIIGDFARSPRYQGAGSSNVNPTQISTLLGAAQQAGIQLVGFEPGYERYGKRNQSLQKRAINLAKKADVVLLCIGLDEASEAEGLDRPHMRLPDNQIELLGALQSVNPALVVILSCGCAVEMPWIGTVPAVLHAYLSGQAGAEAIVNIITGKVNPSGKLAETYPLRYEEVPSATLFPGKEATAEYRESLFVGYRYFDRFPEKVLFPFGYGLSYTSFSYRDLQISEEGVSFVIQNTGRWDGKEIAQLYVRKKASSLFRPEKELKGFIKVFIKAGEEQRVFIPFDEYTFRVFDVLNKTWSVEEGEYEILVGASSRDIRLRGNWYKKGHMVLSPCDPASLISYYTGDPARVSREEFQYLMEAPLPSDRWDRTRSLSYNDTVAQCQYAKSCFARLVFHIIDFLPPFFRKIGMRNQANLIMMSFYYMPFRGITKMMGGMVNRAMAEGLLVIANGHFFKGIKHIVKEYIKLRKAGYAKYRT; this is encoded by the coding sequence GTGAAACAGACAGCAAGTACTTTTACAGGCCTAACAGATATGACAGTGCCTAATGATATTGCAAAACTGGTAGCCCAATTATCCCTGGAGGAAAAGGCATCTCTTTTGTCGGGTAAGAATTTCTGGGAAACCATGGATATTCCTCGCTTAGGTATTTCCTCTCTGTTTCTTGCTGATGGTCCCCATGGGATTCGAAAGCAACAGGCCGCGGCGGATCATTTGGGCCTCAATGTGAGTGTTCCCGCTACGTGTTTCCCTACGGCAGCCACGATCGCTAACAGTTGGGATGTGAAGCTGGTAGAACAGATGGGAAAGTATCTTGGCGTCGAAGCCCGTTCCCTGGGAGTAAACGTCCTGTTGGGACCAGGGATTAATATTAAACGGAATCCCCTCTGCGGAAGAAATTTCGAATACTACAGTGAAGATCCCTATCTTACTGGCAAGTTGGCTGCAGCTCTTGTACGAGGTATCCAAAGTGAAGGTGTTGCGGCCTGCGTGAAACACTATGCGGTTAATAATCAGGAGACAAACCGCATGGCTATCAATGCGATTGTTGATGAGCGGGCCCTTCGGGAGATTTATCTTACGGCCTTCGAAATGGTCGTAAAAGAGGGGGCCGTTCAGACCCTTATGACTGCCTATAATCGGATAAATGGGGTTTATGCTAACGAACATAGCTATCTCCTTCGCCAGATCCTCCGTGAGGAATGGGGTTTTACCGGTCTCGTGGTAACTGATTGGGGGGGGAGTAACGACCGAATCGATGGACTTCTTGCTTCAAGCGATCTTGAAATGCCAGGAACGAACGGTGAATCGGACCGAGAACTGGTTGCCGCTGTACAAAGCGGTAGAGTCGCTGAATCATATCTGGATGAAAGTGTATCTCGTCTTCTGTATCTTGCTAAGAATACGAGCCGAATTCCTGAAAATAATCATGAGATTTCCTTTGATGTCCGGGCTCATCATGAAGTTGCTCGCCATATTGCAGAAGAATCTATCGTTCTATTAAAGAATCAAGGGAATCTCTTACCTCTTCAAAAAGGACAGCGGGTAGCAATAATAGGTGACTTTGCCCGCTCTCCCCGCTATCAAGGTGCGGGATCTTCAAATGTAAATCCTACCCAGATTTCGACCCTGTTAGGTGCGGCACAGCAAGCCGGTATTCAACTTGTAGGCTTTGAACCAGGATATGAACGATACGGCAAGAGGAATCAGTCTCTCCAGAAACGGGCGATAAATTTAGCGAAAAAGGCCGATGTGGTCCTGCTCTGTATTGGGCTTGATGAAGCCAGTGAAGCGGAAGGCCTTGATCGGCCTCACATGAGGCTGCCTGATAATCAAATAGAGTTATTGGGTGCCCTACAATCGGTAAATCCCGCGCTGGTAGTGATCCTCTCCTGTGGGTGTGCCGTGGAAATGCCCTGGATAGGGACTGTCCCTGCGGTACTCCATGCCTACTTGTCAGGGCAGGCGGGAGCAGAAGCGATAGTCAACATCATTACGGGGAAAGTGAACCCTTCGGGGAAATTGGCTGAAACCTATCCCCTGCGATACGAAGAGGTCCCTTCGGCCACTTTGTTCCCTGGGAAAGAGGCCACCGCTGAATATCGAGAATCCCTTTTTGTGGGATACCGATATTTTGATCGTTTCCCGGAAAAGGTACTGTTTCCTTTTGGGTATGGTCTTAGTTACACCTCTTTTTCTTATCGGGATCTTCAGATTTCAGAGGAGGGTGTAAGCTTTGTTATTCAGAACACCGGTAGATGGGATGGTAAGGAAATAGCTCAACTATATGTGCGAAAAAAGGCTTCTTCTCTTTTCCGACCTGAGAAAGAACTTAAGGGGTTTATAAAAGTATTTATCAAAGCGGGTGAAGAACAACGGGTTTTTATACCCTTTGATGAATATACTTTCCGGGTATTTGATGTATTAAACAAAACCTGGTCGGTAGAAGAGGGGGAGTATGAAATTCTTGTCGGTGCATCGAGCAGAGATATCCGTTTGCGAGGGAACTGGTATAAAAAAGGTCACATGGTTTTATCTCCCTGTGATCCGGCATCTCTTATTTCATACTATACCGGTGATCCCGCTCGGGTAAGTCGAGAGGAATTTCAATATCTTATGGAGGCCCCTCTTCCTTCAGATCGATGGGATAGAACCAGATCTCTTTCCTATAACGATACGGTGGCCCAGTGCCAGTATGCCAAGAGCTGTTTTGCCCGCCTGGTCTTCCATATCATTGATTTTTTGCCACCCTTTTTCCGGAAGATTGGTATGCGCAATCAGGCGAATCTTATCATGATGTCCTTTTATTACATGCCTTTTCGGGGTATTACCAAGATGATGGGGGGAATGGTGAATCGTGCAATGGCAGAGGGACTCCTTGTTATTGCAAATGGCCACTTTTTTAAAGGGATTAAACACATCGTAAAAGAATATATCAAACTAAGGAAGGCTGGTTATGCAAAGTACAGAACATAA